Proteins found in one Mesorhizobium sp. CAU 1732 genomic segment:
- a CDS encoding polyhydroxyalkanoate depolymerase, translating to MYYQLYEMNHAALQPARAYADAVRMFYQNPLNPLAATPWGRSVAATAEVFERTTRRYGKPSFGINSVKLDFQEVAVAEKTVWSKPFCNLINFQRDVPKSRKADPKLLIVAPMSGHYATLLRGTVEAMAQHADVYITDWIDARMVPLAEGRFDLDDYVDYVIEMLHHLGPDTHVMAVCQPSVPVLAAVAVMEARGDRFAPASMTLMGGPIDTRRNPTAVNVLAEEKGIDWFRDNVIMQVPWPNPGFLRDVYPGFLQLSGFMSMNLDRHLIAQKDFFVHLVKDDGDSAEKHRDFYDEYLAVMDLTAEFYLQTVETVFVRQDLPKGRMKHRGEPVDPAAIRNVALFTVEGENDDISGIGQTQAAHDLCVNIPDEMRAHYMQPKVGHYGVFNGSRFRSEIVPRIVDFMTSRATPARSSAKPRLVKS from the coding sequence TGTACTATCAGCTCTATGAGATGAATCACGCTGCGCTTCAGCCTGCGCGCGCCTATGCGGACGCCGTCCGCATGTTCTACCAGAACCCGCTCAATCCCCTTGCAGCCACGCCGTGGGGCCGCTCGGTCGCTGCGACGGCGGAAGTGTTCGAGCGCACCACGCGCCGCTATGGCAAGCCGAGCTTCGGCATCAACAGCGTCAAGCTCGATTTCCAGGAAGTGGCGGTTGCTGAAAAGACCGTCTGGTCGAAGCCGTTCTGCAATCTGATCAATTTTCAGCGCGACGTGCCGAAATCGCGCAAGGCGGACCCCAAGCTTCTCATCGTCGCGCCGATGTCGGGCCACTACGCGACCCTGTTGCGCGGTACGGTCGAGGCCATGGCGCAGCACGCCGACGTCTACATCACGGACTGGATCGACGCGCGCATGGTGCCGCTGGCCGAGGGCCGTTTCGATCTCGACGACTATGTCGACTACGTGATCGAGATGCTTCACCATCTCGGTCCCGATACGCATGTGATGGCCGTGTGCCAGCCTTCGGTGCCCGTGCTGGCGGCTGTTGCAGTGATGGAAGCGCGCGGCGACCGTTTCGCGCCGGCGTCGATGACGCTGATGGGCGGGCCGATCGATACGCGCCGCAACCCGACCGCGGTGAACGTGCTCGCCGAGGAAAAGGGCATCGACTGGTTCCGCGACAACGTCATCATGCAGGTGCCGTGGCCGAATCCGGGCTTCCTGCGCGATGTCTATCCCGGCTTCCTTCAACTCTCGGGATTCATGAGCATGAACCTCGATCGCCATCTGATCGCGCAGAAGGATTTCTTCGTCCATCTCGTCAAGGACGATGGCGATTCCGCCGAAAAACATCGCGACTTCTATGACGAATATCTCGCCGTGATGGATTTGACGGCCGAATTTTACCTGCAGACGGTCGAAACCGTCTTTGTGCGCCAGGATTTGCCCAAGGGGCGGATGAAGCATCGGGGCGAACCGGTGGACCCGGCGGCGATCAGAAACGTCGCGCTGTTCACCGTCGAGGGCGAGAACGACGACATTTCAGGCATCGGCCAGACGCAGGCCGCGCACGATCTGTGCGTCAATATCCCCGACGAGATGCGCGCGCATTACATGCAGCCCAAGGTCGGGCATTACGGCGTGTTCAACGGGTCGCGTTTCCGCTCCGAAATCGTGCCGCGCATCGTGGACTTCATGACAAGCCGGGCAACCCCTGCGCGCTCGTCGGCAAAACCACGCCTTGTGAAGAGCTGA
- a CDS encoding transglutaminase-like cysteine peptidase: protein MITGGYTSQPIGHYDFCRTNPSECSIRPRDSGPAILTEPLKAMILRVNAAVNKAVKPMSDFDIYGKDEVWAYPVNNVGDCEDYVLEKRRQLAEKGMSLSNLLITVVRKRDGEGHAVLTVRTDRGDMVLDNLSNEMRLWHKTGYRFLKRQASVHTGRWVTLREDQNMLVGALE, encoded by the coding sequence ATGATCACTGGGGGATACACCTCCCAGCCGATCGGCCATTATGATTTTTGCCGTACCAATCCCTCGGAATGCTCTATCCGGCCGCGCGATTCCGGCCCCGCGATCCTGACCGAGCCTCTCAAGGCGATGATCCTGCGCGTCAACGCCGCGGTCAACAAAGCCGTGAAGCCGATGAGCGACTTCGATATCTACGGCAAGGACGAGGTCTGGGCCTATCCGGTGAACAATGTCGGCGATTGCGAGGACTATGTGCTGGAAAAGCGCCGGCAACTTGCAGAGAAGGGCATGTCCCTGTCGAACCTTCTGATCACCGTGGTGCGCAAGCGCGACGGCGAAGGCCACGCGGTTCTGACGGTCCGCACCGATCGCGGGGATATGGTTCTCGACAATCTGAGCAACGAAATGCGCCTCTGGCACAAGACCGGCTACCGCTTCCTGAAGCGGCAGGCTTCGGTCCATACGGGTCGCTGGGTGACGCTTCGCGAAGACCAGAACATGCTCGTCGGAGCTCTGGAGTAG